The Bacillota bacterium region CATTGAAACTGAGAAGTTTGGGGACATTCTCCACACAGACCTGGATACCATTGCCATGGTGAAGTTGGAGAAGCTCAAAATCACGGGCAAGATTGTGACGCCTCTCATCTATGAGCTGGCCAAGACGCCGCTTGCCAACACCAAGTCCCAGGGTGTTGGTAAGCGGACCGCCAGGTACGGCTCGGTTTGAGGGGCTAGTGTCATGAGGAGGGCCTGAGAACTGGCAATCGACTGGCGACCGCAGGGAGGCCGGTTGGATCCGGCCTCCCCATCCCCTCAGGGCCGCCGCGCCCGGTTTTTCCAACTCCCCTCCAGTGAAGATACGAGGGCTCAATGGAAAAGACTACTTATCTGAAAGGCCTGTCCTCAGTCTAGCCGGGCTAACCGCCCCACGGGTTAGCATGGCGACCACCGGCACCAAACCCAGCATAGCCACCAGGGAACCACTATGTATGAGCCTGGACGCCGTGAGACTGCCTCAGGCTCTCACAGCCACGAAGCCCACAGTGTTCCAGCCCGCAAGGGTCGCCCACGAATGAATTCGAGGGATTCCGGTTCATGGAAGGACGCCCGCCGAAGCAGGTCTTACTCCTTCTCCCCAAGGGTCGGATGCACCCACCCTGAAAATATTCCGGGCAGCGTTCAGATCCCGATCATGTTTTGCGCTACATACCGGGCAGGTCCACTCTCTCATAGTGAGAGACAGATCATCCAATACGTGGCCGCAATAGAAACAGGTCTTAGACGATGAATAGAATCTGGGGATTTCGACTACCGCCGCTCCAGTCTTGGCGCACTGGAGATCTTTGTACCCTAGAGTCTTTTCATCGCCTTGAGGTTCAGATCCTCGACGCAGATCAGCGAGTACTTTTCAGCCAGTTCTTTCGCC contains the following coding sequences:
- a CDS encoding zinc ribbon domain-containing protein, with the translated sequence MRRGSEPQGDEKTLGYKDLQCAKTGAAVVEIPRFYSSSKTCFYCGHVLDDLSLTMREWTCPVCSAKHDRDLNAARNIFRVGASDPWGEGVRPASAGVLP